The Terriglobales bacterium genome has a window encoding:
- the rapZ gene encoding RNase adapter RapZ encodes MAIASKQVQDADAQKTPRRRLAPRGGKFKRGPTELVIITGMSGSGKGSVLKAFEDLGYYCVDNLPLELIPRFADLARQSPEIERTALVVDIREGQTLTRLPQILKQVKRTINTQVVFLEASDESLVRRFSETRRPHPLGKSSSVASAISSEREKLDFVRNLADVIIDTSKFNVHELRSHILEKFQDGKSGTHSILVSCVSFGFKNGVPSDSDLVFDVRFLPNPHFVPEFRPLTGKHPKVAAYIRQFPQTKEFIDRISELLIYLMPHYIREGKSYLTIAFGCTGGQHRSVMIAEDVAKRLKKAGYNVKAQHRDSPK; translated from the coding sequence ATGGCGATCGCTTCTAAACAGGTGCAAGATGCTGATGCGCAGAAGACTCCGCGTCGGCGTCTGGCGCCGCGCGGAGGCAAGTTCAAGCGCGGTCCGACCGAGTTAGTGATCATTACCGGCATGAGCGGCTCGGGCAAGGGATCCGTTCTCAAAGCCTTCGAAGATCTCGGCTATTACTGCGTCGATAACCTTCCTCTCGAACTGATTCCACGTTTCGCAGATTTAGCACGGCAATCCCCGGAAATTGAGCGTACCGCTCTGGTCGTCGACATTCGCGAAGGGCAGACGCTCACTCGACTGCCGCAGATTCTGAAGCAAGTAAAAAGGACCATCAACACGCAAGTCGTCTTCCTTGAAGCCTCAGACGAATCACTGGTGCGACGCTTCAGCGAGACGCGACGACCCCATCCGCTGGGCAAGAGTTCTTCCGTTGCATCGGCGATCAGCTCGGAGCGCGAAAAGCTCGATTTCGTTCGCAACCTGGCTGACGTGATCATCGACACCTCCAAGTTCAACGTCCACGAGCTGCGCTCTCATATCCTCGAAAAGTTTCAAGATGGGAAAAGCGGCACTCACAGCATTCTCGTCTCGTGCGTGAGCTTCGGATTCAAGAACGGCGTGCCTAGCGATTCCGATTTGGTATTCGACGTTCGCTTCCTGCCGAATCCTCACTTCGTGCCAGAGTTCCGTCCTCTTACCGGCAAACATCCCAAAGTCGCAGCGTACATCCGCCAGTTTCCTCAGACGAAAGAGTTCATCGATCGCATCTCGGAATTGCTGATCTATCTCATGCCGCATTACATCCGAGAAGGGAAGAGCTACCTGACTATTGCGTTCGGATGCACCGGTGGGCAGCACCGTTCGGTCATGATCGCCGAAGATGTCGCGAAGCGGCTAAAGAAAGCTGGATACAACGTGAAGGCGCAGCATCGCGACAGTCCTAAGTAA
- the raiA gene encoding ribosome-associated translation inhibitor RaiA: MNVEYTGRQYEITPAVRKQVEHGLGKLEKLFGSTFDSHVILTLEKHRNIAEITINIRNHPIVGVAEATEMSAAVGEALDKIDRQAVKYKSRWRTKKRQVRKEEWPKQVAKQEAQHMAVGANPATAVPVVVHSFPAIARLTETHVAKSADSVALRPMTIEEAVKEAEFRDRDVFVFRDPDGRVKVLHRKKDGKMELIEAP; encoded by the coding sequence ATGAACGTCGAGTACACCGGAAGGCAGTATGAAATCACTCCCGCAGTGCGCAAGCAGGTGGAACACGGCTTGGGCAAACTCGAAAAACTCTTTGGCAGCACCTTCGACTCGCATGTAATTCTCACCCTGGAAAAACACCGCAACATCGCGGAAATCACCATCAACATTCGCAATCATCCGATCGTCGGCGTAGCCGAGGCGACCGAAATGTCCGCGGCCGTTGGCGAAGCGCTCGACAAAATCGATCGCCAGGCAGTGAAGTACAAGAGCCGCTGGCGGACCAAGAAGCGCCAGGTTCGCAAAGAAGAGTGGCCCAAACAAGTGGCCAAACAGGAAGCACAGCACATGGCCGTAGGCGCTAACCCAGCGACTGCTGTGCCTGTTGTTGTCCATTCCTTCCCGGCGATTGCGCGTCTAACGGAAACACACGTGGCAAAGTCAGCTGATTCGGTCGCGTTGCGTCCCATGACAATTGAAGAAGCGGTGAAAGAGGCCGAGTTCCGCGACCGCGATGTGTTTGTCTTCCGCGATCCCGATGGTCGCGTGAAAGTGTTGCATCGGAAAAAAGACGGCAAAATGGAGCTGATTGAAGCGCCGTAA